In Paenibacillus sp. FSL R7-0345, a single window of DNA contains:
- a CDS encoding GNAT family N-acetyltransferase: protein MHIAFATESDNEYIKDRDRHIPENLIPAKIKANEIYILQDEDGSRIGWMRYGYFWDNIPFMNLIWVDEPYRGKGAGAEVVQFWEEQMKQKGYDMVMTSTQADEGAQHFYRKLGYKDAGCLILDSQPLEILLTKKLDLTN, encoded by the coding sequence ATGCACATCGCTTTCGCAACTGAATCTGACAATGAATACATAAAAGATCGTGACCGGCATATTCCAGAGAACCTGATACCGGCAAAAATAAAGGCAAATGAAATCTATATCCTACAGGACGAGGATGGAAGTAGGATTGGATGGATGAGGTATGGTTACTTCTGGGACAATATCCCGTTCATGAACCTGATCTGGGTAGATGAACCCTATCGGGGCAAGGGGGCAGGAGCGGAGGTTGTTCAGTTCTGGGAGGAACAAATGAAACAAAAGGGGTATGATATGGTGATGACCTCTACCCAGGCCGATGAAGGAGCCCAGCATTTTTACAGAAAACTGGGATATAAAGACGCAGGCTGTTTAATCCTTGATTCGCAGCCGCTCGAAATCCTGCTTACCAAGAAGCTGGATCTTACAAATTAA